Within Flavobacterium pisciphilum, the genomic segment AGAGCTATTTAATGACAAGGAAATCTTCGAAAAAATAATTCTAGCTAATTCTCCAGCTGAAGCTAAAAAGTTAGGGAGAGAAGTTAAAAATTATATTGATTCAGTTTGGTTAGAAAAGAGATATGAAATTGTTAGGCAAGGAAATTTTTATAAGTTCACTCAGAATAAGGATTTAAAAGAATTTCTTCTTAATACCAAAGAAAGAGTTTTGGTCGAAGCCAGTCCGGTTGATCCAATTTGGGGAATTGGTATAGCAACAGATCATAAAGATGTTAATAATCCCGAAAAATGGAAAGGACTAAATCTTTTGGGTTTTGCCTTGATGGAAGTTAGGGATGAGTTGAGATAAAAATAAAATGAAAGATATTAAATATATAAAAGGAGACGCTACATCTCCTGATTCGGAAGAGAGAAAAATAATTGTTCATATATGTAATGATATAGGAGGTTGGGGTAAAGGATTTGTCATGGCAATTTCAAAAAAATGGAAAAAACCCGAAAATCAATATAGGGAATGGTTTAAATCAAAAAATAATTTTGAATTAGGTAAAGTTCAATTTGTTCAAGTTGAAGAGGATTTTTGGGTGGCAAATTTAATTGGTCAGCATAAAATTAATAAAGATGAGAATGGGAATGCTCCAATAAGATATGATGCAATTGAAAAAGGATTAAAAGAGGTAGCATCTTTCGCAAATGAAAATAAAGCTAGTATTCATATGCCAAGAATTGGTTGCGGTTTAGCAGGCGGAAAATGGGAAAATATAGAACCAATCATTCTAAAAACACTTTCTCATAATGATGTACAAGTAACAGTATATGATTTTTAGATAAATTTGAGAATCAATCTGTTTAAATTAAAATTTTACAGAAAAATGAACGAAAAAGATATAAAAGGAACAAGCAAATTTTTAAGCCTTGTTCTTAGACATTCGCCTGAAACTATTCATTTAAAATTAGATGAAAATGGTTGGGCAAATGTAGATGAATTGATAACTCAATGCAATAAACATAAAAAGCAATTAGATTTAGATTCGTTGAATATTGTAGTTGAAACTAATGATAAAAAACGATTTGCTTTCAATGATGATAAAACAAAAATACGAGCAAGTCAAGGGCATTCTATAGATGTTGAATTGAATCTTAATGCAGTACAACCATTAGATTATTTATATCACGGTACTGTTGGTACCAATATACAAAACATCAGAGAAGGCGGTTTAAAGAAAATGAAACGTCAACATGTACATCTTAGTAAAGACAAAGAAACAGCTATTAAGGTAGGAAGTAGGAGAGGGATTCCGATTATTTTAACTGTCAATGCTGGAATGATGCATACAGATGGTTTTAAATTCTATCTTTCAGAAAATGGAGTATGGCTTACAGATGAAGTTCCTTCAAAATATATTGATTTTAAATCATGAAAAGAAGGCTAGTCATAGGAGATATTCATGGAGGGTTTAGGGCATTGACTCAGATTTTAGAAAGAATTAAAATCAAGTCAGACGATGATTTAATTTTTTTGGGAGATTATGTTGATGGATGGAGTGAATCAGCCCAAGTAATTGATTTTCTTGTTGACTTAAGTAAAAAATACAATTGCATCTTTATTAAAGGGAATCACGATATTTGGTGCGAAGGTTGGCTTGAATCAGGAAATGTAGATGCAGTTTGGGTTAAGCATGGTGGTGCCGAAACAATAAAAAGTTATGAGAATTATACTGCTGAGTTAAAACGAGAGCATTTGCTGTTTTTCAAGAAAATGGAAAACTATTATATCGATGAGCAAAAGAGATTGTTTATTCATGCCGGTTTCTCATCGATGCATGGACCAGAGAAAGAACACTATTCAACCAATTATTCTTGGGATCGTACCTTATGGGAAATGGCTTTAACAATGGATAAACGTATAAAAAAGGATTCACTTTCTTATCCCAAAAGATTATTGCTTTTTGATGAAATCTATATAGGTCATACACCAACTCTACATTATGGTATTGACGTCCCAATGCAAGGATGTAATGTGTGGAATATAGATACAGGAGCTGGATTTTATGGAAAATTGTCGTGTATTGATATTGATACAAAAACAGTTTATCAAAGTGATGTTGTCAAGGATATGTATCCAGACGAAAAAGGAAGAAATTAAATGTATAAATTAAAATAATAAACCATGAACCCATTATTACTAACAGATGGTTATAAAGTAGACCACAGAAGACAATATCCAACAGGGACAACATTAGTATACTCTAATTGGACACCAAGAAAGTCAAGAATCGAAGGAGTTGAAGAAGTTGTATTTTTTGGATTGCAATATTTTATCAA encodes:
- a CDS encoding metallophosphoesterase family protein, whose translation is MKRRLVIGDIHGGFRALTQILERIKIKSDDDLIFLGDYVDGWSESAQVIDFLVDLSKKYNCIFIKGNHDIWCEGWLESGNVDAVWVKHGGAETIKSYENYTAELKREHLLFFKKMENYYIDEQKRLFIHAGFSSMHGPEKEHYSTNYSWDRTLWEMALTMDKRIKKDSLSYPKRLLLFDEIYIGHTPTLHYGIDVPMQGCNVWNIDTGAGFYGKLSCIDIDTKTVYQSDVVKDMYPDEKGRN
- a CDS encoding RNA 2'-phosphotransferase, translated to MNEKDIKGTSKFLSLVLRHSPETIHLKLDENGWANVDELITQCNKHKKQLDLDSLNIVVETNDKKRFAFNDDKTKIRASQGHSIDVELNLNAVQPLDYLYHGTVGTNIQNIREGGLKKMKRQHVHLSKDKETAIKVGSRRGIPIILTVNAGMMHTDGFKFYLSENGVWLTDEVPSKYIDFKS
- a CDS encoding NADAR family protein, which encodes MKYNLEKLIAENQNNKYLFFWGHQPNKDRSISKTCFSQWWLSSFEVDDLTYKTAEHWMMAKKAELFNDKEIFEKIILANSPAEAKKLGREVKNYIDSVWLEKRYEIVRQGNFYKFTQNKDLKEFLLNTKERVLVEASPVDPIWGIGIATDHKDVNNPEKWKGLNLLGFALMEVRDELR
- a CDS encoding macro domain-containing protein, encoding MKDIKYIKGDATSPDSEERKIIVHICNDIGGWGKGFVMAISKKWKKPENQYREWFKSKNNFELGKVQFVQVEEDFWVANLIGQHKINKDENGNAPIRYDAIEKGLKEVASFANENKASIHMPRIGCGLAGGKWENIEPIILKTLSHNDVQVTVYDF